Proteins from a genomic interval of Rhodothermales bacterium:
- a CDS encoding efflux RND transporter periplasmic adaptor subunit, with the protein MMTSQRLPIPTLFVLVGAIAMASCSAPDEPSGDANAAPVTASQRRLVRVETQVVQPTDFTDVIELTGSVEANNDATISAQTGGTVNFLLPLGSTARAGMVIARIDAGLTD; encoded by the coding sequence ATGATGACTAGCCAACGACTTCCGATACCTACTCTTTTCGTCCTGGTCGGAGCAATCGCGATGGCATCGTGCTCCGCCCCCGATGAACCCTCGGGCGACGCGAATGCGGCACCGGTTACGGCATCGCAGCGCCGTCTGGTGCGCGTGGAAACACAGGTCGTCCAGCCGACCGACTTCACCGATGTGATCGAGCTCACCGGCTCTGTGGAAGCGAACAACGACGCCACCATCTCGGCACAGACCGGGGGCACAGTGAATTTCCTTCTGCCGCTGGGATCAACCGCGCGAGCCGGAATGGTGATCGCACGAATCGACGCCGGCCTCACCGATG